In the genome of Vicia villosa cultivar HV-30 ecotype Madison, WI linkage group LG7, Vvil1.0, whole genome shotgun sequence, one region contains:
- the LOC131619742 gene encoding transcription factor WER-like — translation MASHSLQQEKGNHGDDTKNIVLKKGKWLPEEDALLRDYVKKYGAKKWDKVREKIKLNRDGKSCRFRWLNSLKPSLKRDPFSEEEIQKLVRLYCELGPKWSQMVSQSVMRGSSNQENNVSQKEEMTLPRVEFDHQDIMQDNYLDQFYYEENINFKPLSTLVDDSNMIYNNVGSSPLSNHIVPTLNDRFPTLPQSSYFQDKENINFEPLQKLDDNSNMLYNNVETTSLSMKQDLLTLPECSHIQNKEDTRPSFTSNNMLFNQDLPPLPQCWYNQDMDYQHPLFSSEEFFDQYPQNSILSSHEIQYEMLKPNSPRTNGYLEAMLYPPKIL, via the exons ATGGCATCACATTCTTTGCAACAAGAAAAAGGCAATCATGGTGATGATACTAAAAATATTGTGTTGAAAAAAGGAAAATGGCTACCAGAAGAAGATGCATTATTAAGAGATTatgtgaaaaaatatggagcTAAAAAATGGGATAAAGTACGAGAGAAAATAAAACTCAATAGAGATGGAAAAAGTTGTCGTTTTAGATGGTTAAATAGTCTAAAACCAAGTTTGAAAAGAGATCCATTTAGTGAAGAAGAAATACAAAAACTTGTTCGTCTCTATTGTGAGTTAGGACCTAAATGGTCTCAAATGGTTTCACAG AGTGTGATGAGGGGTTCTAGTAACCAAGAAAATAACGTCTCTCAAAAAGAAGAAATGACTCTACCAAGAGTAGAATTTGATCATCAAGATATTATGCAAGATAACTATCTAGATCAATTTTATTATGAGGAAAATATCAATTTTAAACCACTTTCAACGTTGGTTGATGATTCAAATATGATATACAATAATGTGGGAAGCTCTCCTTTAAGCAATCATATTGTTCCAACATTGAATGATAG GTTTCCTACACTCCCGCAAAGTTCATACTTTCAAGATAAGGAAAATATCAATTTTGAACCACTTCAAAAGTTGGATGATAATTCAAATATGTTATATAATAATGTGGAAACTACTTCTTTATCCATGAAACAAGATCTTCTTACACTCCCAGAATGTTCACACATTCAAAATAAGGAAGATACACGTCCATCATTTACATCAAATAATATGCTTTTTAATCAAGATCTCCCTCCGCTTCCACAATGTTGGTACAATCAAGATATGGATTATCAACATCCATTATTTTCATCTGAGGAGTTTTTTGATCAATATCCTCAAAATTCAATTCTATCATCTCATGAGATTCAATATGAGATGTTAAAGCCTAATAGTCCACGTACTAATGGCTATCTAGAAGCCATGTTATATCCACCAAAGATTTTGTAA